One Setaria viridis chromosome 7, Setaria_viridis_v4.0, whole genome shotgun sequence genomic region harbors:
- the LOC117864804 gene encoding branched-chain-amino-acid aminotransferase 5, chloroplastic isoform X2, producing MTTAYNTGTPDLVDFNWDALGFQLIPTDFMYLMRCSSDGVFTKGELVPYGPIELNPAAAVLNYGQGLLEGLRAHRKEDGSILLFRPHENALRMRIGADRLCMPAPSVEQFVEAVKLTVLANKRWVPPTGKGSLYIRPQLIGSGAILGVAPAPQYTFIVFVCPVGHYFKDGLSPISLLTEEEYHRAAPGGTGDIKTIGNYASVVSAQRRAKEKGHSDVLYLDSVHNKFVEEVSSCNIFMVKDNVISTPLLTGTILPGITRKSVIGIAQSLGFQVEECNITIDELLGADEVFCTGTAVVLSPVGSITYRERKVEYGKSQEAGVVSQQLYAAFTAIQKGLVEDSIGWTLQLN from the exons ATGACGACTGCATACAA CACAGGGACCCCGGACCTAGTTGACTTCAATTGGGACGCTCTTGGATTTCAACTGATTCCGACGGACTTCATGTATTTAATGAGATGCTCTTCAGATGGGGTGTTCACAAAGGGTGAATTGGTGCCATATGGGCCAATTGAGCTGAATCCAGCAGCTGCAGTGTTGAATTATGGTCAG GGATTGCTTGAAGGTCTAAGAGCACATAGAAAAGAGGATGGATCGATCCTTCTTTTTCGCCCACATGAAAATGCATTGCGGATGAGAATTGGCGCAGATCGGTTATGCATGCCTGCACCAAGCGTAGAGCAATTCGTAGAAGCTGTGAAGCTAACTGTTCTGGCAAACAAGCGTTGG GTACCTCCTACCGGTAAAGGTTCTTTGTATATCAGACCGCAGCTAATTGGAAGTGGGGCTATCCTTGGTGTAGCACCTGCTCCACAATATACATTTATTGTGTTTGTTTGTCCAGTTGGGCATTATTTCAAG GATGGTTTATCTCCAATCAGCTTGTTAACTGAGGAAGAATACCACCGTGCTGCGCCTGGTGGAACTGGTGATATAAAGACTATTGGGAATTATGCTTCG GTTGTTAGTGCTCAGAGAAGAGCCAAGGAGAAAGGCCACTCTGATGTTCTATACTTGGATTCTGTCCATAACAAGTTCGTGGAGGAAGTTTCTTCTTGTAATATATTCATGGTGAAG GATAATGTTATTTCTACGCCACTGTTAACGGGAACGATTCTTCCCGGAATCACAAGAAAAAGTGTAATTGGAATTGCTCAAAGTCTTGGATTTCAG GTGGAAGAGTGCAATATTACAATAGATGAGCTGCTTGGGGCTGATGAAGTCTTTTGTACTGGAACTGCTGTTGTACTGTCACCCGTCGGTAGCATCACTTACCGTGAAAGAAA AGTGGAGTATGGGAAGAGCCAGGAGGCCGGAGTGGTGTCTCAGCAACTCTATGCAGCATTCACAGCTATCCAGAAAGGTCTTGTGGAGGACAGCATCGGATGGACGTTGCAGCTAAATTAG
- the LOC117864804 gene encoding branched-chain-amino-acid aminotransferase 5, chloroplastic isoform X1, whose amino-acid sequence MYLMRCSSDGVFTKGELVPYGPIELNPAAAVLNYGQGLLEGLRAHRKEDGSILLFRPHENALRMRIGADRLCMPAPSVEQFVEAVKLTVLANKRWVPPTGKGSLYIRPQLIGSGAILGVAPAPQYTFIVFVCPVGHYFKDGLSPISLLTEEEYHRAAPGGTGDIKTIGNYASVVSAQRRAKEKGHSDVLYLDSVHNKFVEEVSSCNIFMVKDNVISTPLLTGTILPGITRKSVIGIAQSLGFQVEECNITIDELLGADEVFCTGTAVVLSPVGSITYRERKVEYGKSQEAGVVSQQLYAAFTAIQKGLVEDSIGWTLQLN is encoded by the exons ATGTATTTAATGAGATGCTCTTCAGATGGGGTGTTCACAAAGGGTGAATTGGTGCCATATGGGCCAATTGAGCTGAATCCAGCAGCTGCAGTGTTGAATTATGGTCAG GGATTGCTTGAAGGTCTAAGAGCACATAGAAAAGAGGATGGATCGATCCTTCTTTTTCGCCCACATGAAAATGCATTGCGGATGAGAATTGGCGCAGATCGGTTATGCATGCCTGCACCAAGCGTAGAGCAATTCGTAGAAGCTGTGAAGCTAACTGTTCTGGCAAACAAGCGTTGG GTACCTCCTACCGGTAAAGGTTCTTTGTATATCAGACCGCAGCTAATTGGAAGTGGGGCTATCCTTGGTGTAGCACCTGCTCCACAATATACATTTATTGTGTTTGTTTGTCCAGTTGGGCATTATTTCAAG GATGGTTTATCTCCAATCAGCTTGTTAACTGAGGAAGAATACCACCGTGCTGCGCCTGGTGGAACTGGTGATATAAAGACTATTGGGAATTATGCTTCG GTTGTTAGTGCTCAGAGAAGAGCCAAGGAGAAAGGCCACTCTGATGTTCTATACTTGGATTCTGTCCATAACAAGTTCGTGGAGGAAGTTTCTTCTTGTAATATATTCATGGTGAAG GATAATGTTATTTCTACGCCACTGTTAACGGGAACGATTCTTCCCGGAATCACAAGAAAAAGTGTAATTGGAATTGCTCAAAGTCTTGGATTTCAG GTGGAAGAGTGCAATATTACAATAGATGAGCTGCTTGGGGCTGATGAAGTCTTTTGTACTGGAACTGCTGTTGTACTGTCACCCGTCGGTAGCATCACTTACCGTGAAAGAAA AGTGGAGTATGGGAAGAGCCAGGAGGCCGGAGTGGTGTCTCAGCAACTCTATGCAGCATTCACAGCTATCCAGAAAGGTCTTGTGGAGGACAGCATCGGATGGACGTTGCAGCTAAATTAG